The genomic region TGCCCACGGTCGAGGCCCTGCTTGCCTCCGGCGTGGACGGCCTTGTCATCGCGACCGGCACCGGAACCCACCCCGAACTCATCAAGGCCGGCGTGGACGCCGGGATCCCGGTGTTCTGCGAAAAGCCGGTGGCCCTGAACGTGGCCGACGCCCTGCCGGTGCTCGACTACATCCGGGACCGGCAGGGAGTGGTCCAGATCGGGCACCAGCGCCGGTTCGACGCCGGATACCTGGAAGCCCGCCGCGCCTACCAGGCCGGCGAGCTGGGCTGGATCCATTCCCTGCGTGCCGTCACATGCGACATGACGCCGCCCCCGGTCGAGTTCCTCGCCAGCTCCGGCGGGTTGTTCCGGGACTGTTCCGTCCACGATTTCGACATCCTGCGCTGGCTCACCGGCCGCGAAATCGTCGAGGTCTACGCCAAGGGCTCCAATAACGGGGACCCGGCCATCGGTGAAGCCGGCGATGTGGACACGGCCCTCGCGCTGGTGACGTTCGACGACGGCACCGTGGGAACGGTCTCGGCCACCCGCTACAACGGGGCCGGCCACGACGTCCGGCTGGAAATCCAGGGCTCCCGCGGTTCGCTGATGGTGGGTCTGGACGACAAGACGGCGCTGGCTTCCGCGGAAGCCGGGATCACCTTCCCGGCGGGGAAGCCGCACCAGACGTTTGCCGAGCGGTTCGACCAGGCCTACCGCTCCGAGATGGCTGCCTTCGTCGAACTGATCCTTGGCCGCCGGGAGAATCCCTGCACGCCGGAAGACGCCGTGGCGGCCTCCCGGGTTGCCGATGCCGCGCAGGAATCGCTGGCCACCGGCGTCCCTGTCCGCGTGGCGGTCAGCGTCGCCAGCTGAGCCCAGGCCTCGTGCGGGAGCGCTGGCCTGGGATGGAATGCAGGCTGCAATGCAATGCAGTGAACCGGAACCCCCGGGGC from Arthrobacter sp. NicSoilB8 harbors:
- a CDS encoding Gfo/Idh/MocA family oxidoreductase → MKDVILGLVGVGRIGVMHANNIAALNEVLNPQGINVRLRLTDVAEEHARTVAAGLGAEFLPTVEALLASGVDGLVIATGTGTHPELIKAGVDAGIPVFCEKPVALNVADALPVLDYIRDRQGVVQIGHQRRFDAGYLEARRAYQAGELGWIHSLRAVTCDMTPPPVEFLASSGGLFRDCSVHDFDILRWLTGREIVEVYAKGSNNGDPAIGEAGDVDTALALVTFDDGTVGTVSATRYNGAGHDVRLEIQGSRGSLMVGLDDKTALASAEAGITFPAGKPHQTFAERFDQAYRSEMAAFVELILGRRENPCTPEDAVAASRVADAAQESLATGVPVRVAVSVAS